The Pan troglodytes isolate AG18354 chromosome 7, NHGRI_mPanTro3-v2.0_pri, whole genome shotgun sequence genome has a window encoding:
- the LOC129135354 gene encoding E3 ubiquitin-protein ligase TRIM52 isoform X3 has protein sequence MAGYATTPSPMQTLQEEAVCAICLDYFKDPVSISCGHNFCRGCVTQLWGKEDEEEDEWEEEEDEEAVGAVDGWDGSIREVSYRGNADEELFQDQDDDELWLGDSGRTNWDNVDYMWDEEEEEEEDQDCYLGGLRPDLRIDVYREEEETLEAYDEDEDEELYPDIHPPPSLPLPGQFTCPQCRKSFTRRSFRPNLQLANMVQIIRQMCPTPYRGNRSNDQGMCFKHQEALKLFCEVDKEAICVVCRESRSHKQHSVLPLEEVVQEYQKIGSTSSVELSESVGQ, from the exons ATGGCTGGTTATGCCACTACTCCCAGCCCCATGCAGACCCTTCAGGAGGAAGCGGTGTGTGCCATCTGCTTGGATTACTTCAAGGACCCCGTGTCCATCAGCTGCGGGCACAACTTCTGCCGAGGGTGTGTGACCCAGCTGTGGGGTAAGGAGGACGAGGAGGAAGAtgaatgggaggaggaggaggacgaggaggcgGTGGGGGCCGTGGATGGATGGGACGGCTCCATTCGAGAGGTGTCGTATCGGGGGAATGCTGACGAAGAGTTGTTCCAAGACCAAGATGACGATGAACTCTGGCTCGGTGACAGTGGTAGAACTAATTGGGACAACGTAGACTATATGTGGGacgaggaggaagaagaagaggaagatcaGGACTGTTACCTAGGAGGCTTGAGACCTGACCTGAGGATTGATGTCTAccgagaagaagaagaaacactgGAAGCATACGATGAGGACGAAGATGAAGAGCTGTATCCTGACATCCACCCGCCTCCTTCCTTGCCCCTTCCAGGGCAGTTCACCTGCCCCCAGTGCCGAAAGAGCTTTACACGTCGCAGCTTTCGTCCCAACTtgcagctggccaacatggtccaGATAATTCGCCAGATGTGCCCCACTCCTTATCGGGGAAACCGGAGTAATGATCAGGGCATGTGCTTTAAACACCAGGAAGCCCTGAAACTCTTCTGTGAGGTGGACAAAGAGGCCATCTGTGTGGTGTGCCGAGAATCCAGGAGCCACAAACAGCACAGCGTGCTGCCTTTGGAGGAGGTGGTTCAGGAGTACCAG AAGATAGGGTCAACTTCTTCAGTTGAGTTATCTGAAAGTGTTGGGCAGTGA
- the LOC129135354 gene encoding E3 ubiquitin-protein ligase TRIM52 isoform X4 — protein sequence MAGYATTPSPMQTLQEEAVCAICLDYFKDPVSISCGHNFCRGCVTQLWGKEDEEEDEWEEEEDEEAVGAVDGWDGSIREVSYRGNADEELFQDQDDDELWLGDSGRTNWDNVDYMWDEEEEEEEDQDCYLGGLRPDLRIDVYREEEETLEAYDEDEDEELYPDIHPPPSLPLPGQFTCPQCRKSFTRRSFRPNLQLANMVQIIRQMCPTPYRGNRSNDQGMCFKHQEALKLFCEVDKEAICVVCRESRSHKQHSVLPLEEVVQEYQNKAFKTVDVLFS from the exons ATGGCTGGTTATGCCACTACTCCCAGCCCCATGCAGACCCTTCAGGAGGAAGCGGTGTGTGCCATCTGCTTGGATTACTTCAAGGACCCCGTGTCCATCAGCTGCGGGCACAACTTCTGCCGAGGGTGTGTGACCCAGCTGTGGGGTAAGGAGGACGAGGAGGAAGAtgaatgggaggaggaggaggacgaggaggcgGTGGGGGCCGTGGATGGATGGGACGGCTCCATTCGAGAGGTGTCGTATCGGGGGAATGCTGACGAAGAGTTGTTCCAAGACCAAGATGACGATGAACTCTGGCTCGGTGACAGTGGTAGAACTAATTGGGACAACGTAGACTATATGTGGGacgaggaggaagaagaagaggaagatcaGGACTGTTACCTAGGAGGCTTGAGACCTGACCTGAGGATTGATGTCTAccgagaagaagaagaaacactgGAAGCATACGATGAGGACGAAGATGAAGAGCTGTATCCTGACATCCACCCGCCTCCTTCCTTGCCCCTTCCAGGGCAGTTCACCTGCCCCCAGTGCCGAAAGAGCTTTACACGTCGCAGCTTTCGTCCCAACTtgcagctggccaacatggtccaGATAATTCGCCAGATGTGCCCCACTCCTTATCGGGGAAACCGGAGTAATGATCAGGGCATGTGCTTTAAACACCAGGAAGCCCTGAAACTCTTCTGTGAGGTGGACAAAGAGGCCATCTGTGTGGTGTGCCGAGAATCCAGGAGCCACAAACAGCACAGCGTGCTGCCTTTGGAGGAGGTGGTTCAGGAGTACCAG AATAAGGCTTTCAAAACTGTGGATGTGCTGTTTTCGTGA
- the LOC129135354 gene encoding E3 ubiquitin-protein ligase TRIM52 isoform X1, with protein sequence MAGYATTPSPMQTLQEEAVCAICLDYFKDPVSISCGHNFCRGCVTQLWGKEDEEEDEWEEEEDEEAVGAVDGWDGSIREVSYRGNADEELFQDQDDDELWLGDSGRTNWDNVDYMWDEEEEEEEDQDCYLGGLRPDLRIDVYREEEETLEAYDEDEDEELYPDIHPPPSLPLPGQFTCPQCRKSFTRRSFRPNLQLANMVQIIRQMCPTPYRGNRSNDQGMCFKHQEALKLFCEVDKEAICVVCRESRSHKQHSVLPLEEVVQEYQVFLALSAQLLQARLMKEESPVVSWRL encoded by the exons ATGGCTGGTTATGCCACTACTCCCAGCCCCATGCAGACCCTTCAGGAGGAAGCGGTGTGTGCCATCTGCTTGGATTACTTCAAGGACCCCGTGTCCATCAGCTGCGGGCACAACTTCTGCCGAGGGTGTGTGACCCAGCTGTGGGGTAAGGAGGACGAGGAGGAAGAtgaatgggaggaggaggaggacgaggaggcgGTGGGGGCCGTGGATGGATGGGACGGCTCCATTCGAGAGGTGTCGTATCGGGGGAATGCTGACGAAGAGTTGTTCCAAGACCAAGATGACGATGAACTCTGGCTCGGTGACAGTGGTAGAACTAATTGGGACAACGTAGACTATATGTGGGacgaggaggaagaagaagaggaagatcaGGACTGTTACCTAGGAGGCTTGAGACCTGACCTGAGGATTGATGTCTAccgagaagaagaagaaacactgGAAGCATACGATGAGGACGAAGATGAAGAGCTGTATCCTGACATCCACCCGCCTCCTTCCTTGCCCCTTCCAGGGCAGTTCACCTGCCCCCAGTGCCGAAAGAGCTTTACACGTCGCAGCTTTCGTCCCAACTtgcagctggccaacatggtccaGATAATTCGCCAGATGTGCCCCACTCCTTATCGGGGAAACCGGAGTAATGATCAGGGCATGTGCTTTAAACACCAGGAAGCCCTGAAACTCTTCTGTGAGGTGGACAAAGAGGCCATCTGTGTGGTGTGCCGAGAATCCAGGAGCCACAAACAGCACAGCGTGCTGCCTTTGGAGGAGGTGGTTCAGGAGTACCAG GTTTTTCTGGCATTGTCTGCCCAGCTGCTCCAAGCCAGGCTGATGAAGGAGGAGTCCCCTGTGGTGAGCTGGAGGTTGTAG
- the LOC129135354 gene encoding E3 ubiquitin-protein ligase TRIM52 isoform X2, with translation MAGYATTPSPMQTLQEEAVCAICLDYFKDPVSISCGHNFCRGCVTQLWGKEDEEEDEWEEEEDEEAVGAVDGWDGSIREVSYRGNADEELFQDQDDDELWLGDSGRTNWDNVDYMWDEEEEEEEDQDCYLGGLRPDLRIDVYREEEETLEAYDEDEDEELYPDIHPPPSLPLPGQFTCPQCRKSFTRRSFRPNLQLANMVQIIRQMCPTPYRGNRSNDQGMCFKHQEALKLFCEVDKEAICVVCRESRSHKQHSVLPLEEVVQEYQEIKLETTLVGILQIEQESIHSKAYNQ, from the exons ATGGCTGGTTATGCCACTACTCCCAGCCCCATGCAGACCCTTCAGGAGGAAGCGGTGTGTGCCATCTGCTTGGATTACTTCAAGGACCCCGTGTCCATCAGCTGCGGGCACAACTTCTGCCGAGGGTGTGTGACCCAGCTGTGGGGTAAGGAGGACGAGGAGGAAGAtgaatgggaggaggaggaggacgaggaggcgGTGGGGGCCGTGGATGGATGGGACGGCTCCATTCGAGAGGTGTCGTATCGGGGGAATGCTGACGAAGAGTTGTTCCAAGACCAAGATGACGATGAACTCTGGCTCGGTGACAGTGGTAGAACTAATTGGGACAACGTAGACTATATGTGGGacgaggaggaagaagaagaggaagatcaGGACTGTTACCTAGGAGGCTTGAGACCTGACCTGAGGATTGATGTCTAccgagaagaagaagaaacactgGAAGCATACGATGAGGACGAAGATGAAGAGCTGTATCCTGACATCCACCCGCCTCCTTCCTTGCCCCTTCCAGGGCAGTTCACCTGCCCCCAGTGCCGAAAGAGCTTTACACGTCGCAGCTTTCGTCCCAACTtgcagctggccaacatggtccaGATAATTCGCCAGATGTGCCCCACTCCTTATCGGGGAAACCGGAGTAATGATCAGGGCATGTGCTTTAAACACCAGGAAGCCCTGAAACTCTTCTGTGAGGTGGACAAAGAGGCCATCTGTGTGGTGTGCCGAGAATCCAGGAGCCACAAACAGCACAGCGTGCTGCCTTTGGAGGAGGTGGTTCAGGAGTACCAG GAAATAAAGTTGGAAACAACTCTGGTGGGAATACTTCAGATAGAGCAAGAAAGCATTCACAGCAAGGCCTATAATCAGTAA
- the LOC129135354 gene encoding E3 ubiquitin-protein ligase TRIM52 isoform X6, translating into MAGYATTPSPMQTLQEEAVCAICLDYFKDPVSISCGHNFCRGCVTQLWGKEDEEEDEWEEEEDEEAVGAVDGWDGSIREVSYRGNADEELFQDQDDDELWLGDSGRTNWDNVDYMWDEEEEEEEDQDCYLGGLRPDLRIDVYREEEETLEAYDEDEDEELYPDIHPPPSLPLPGQFTCPQCRKSFTRRSFRPNLQLANMVQIIRQMCPTPYRGNRSNDQGMCFKHQEALKLFCEVDKEAICVVCRESRSHKQHSVLPLEEVVQEYQ; encoded by the exons ATGGCTGGTTATGCCACTACTCCCAGCCCCATGCAGACCCTTCAGGAGGAAGCGGTGTGTGCCATCTGCTTGGATTACTTCAAGGACCCCGTGTCCATCAGCTGCGGGCACAACTTCTGCCGAGGGTGTGTGACCCAGCTGTGGGGTAAGGAGGACGAGGAGGAAGAtgaatgggaggaggaggaggacgaggaggcgGTGGGGGCCGTGGATGGATGGGACGGCTCCATTCGAGAGGTGTCGTATCGGGGGAATGCTGACGAAGAGTTGTTCCAAGACCAAGATGACGATGAACTCTGGCTCGGTGACAGTGGTAGAACTAATTGGGACAACGTAGACTATATGTGGGacgaggaggaagaagaagaggaagatcaGGACTGTTACCTAGGAGGCTTGAGACCTGACCTGAGGATTGATGTCTAccgagaagaagaagaaacactgGAAGCATACGATGAGGACGAAGATGAAGAGCTGTATCCTGACATCCACCCGCCTCCTTCCTTGCCCCTTCCAGGGCAGTTCACCTGCCCCCAGTGCCGAAAGAGCTTTACACGTCGCAGCTTTCGTCCCAACTtgcagctggccaacatggtccaGATAATTCGCCAGATGTGCCCCACTCCTTATCGGGGAAACCGGAGTAATGATCAGGGCATGTGCTTTAAACACCAGGAAGCCCTGAAACTCTTCTGTGAGGTGGACAAAGAGGCCATCTGTGTGGTGTGCCGAGAATCCAGGAGCCACAAACAGCACAGCGTGCTGCCTTTGGAGGAGGTGGTTCAGGAGTACCAG TGA
- the LOC129135354 gene encoding E3 ubiquitin-protein ligase TRIM52 isoform X5 has protein sequence MAGYATTPSPMQTLQEEAVCAICLDYFKDPVSISCGHNFCRGCVTQLWGKEDEEEDEWEEEEDEEAVGAVDGWDGSIREVSYRGNADEELFQDQDDDELWLGDSGRTNWDNVDYMWDEEEEEEEDQDCYLGGLRPDLRIDVYREEEETLEAYDEDEDEELYPDIHPPPSLPLPGQFTCPQCRKSFTRRSFRPNLQLANMVQIIRQMCPTPYRGNRSNDQGMCFKHQEALKLFCEVDKEAICVVCRESRSHKQHSVLPLEEVVQEYQV, from the exons ATGGCTGGTTATGCCACTACTCCCAGCCCCATGCAGACCCTTCAGGAGGAAGCGGTGTGTGCCATCTGCTTGGATTACTTCAAGGACCCCGTGTCCATCAGCTGCGGGCACAACTTCTGCCGAGGGTGTGTGACCCAGCTGTGGGGTAAGGAGGACGAGGAGGAAGAtgaatgggaggaggaggaggacgaggaggcgGTGGGGGCCGTGGATGGATGGGACGGCTCCATTCGAGAGGTGTCGTATCGGGGGAATGCTGACGAAGAGTTGTTCCAAGACCAAGATGACGATGAACTCTGGCTCGGTGACAGTGGTAGAACTAATTGGGACAACGTAGACTATATGTGGGacgaggaggaagaagaagaggaagatcaGGACTGTTACCTAGGAGGCTTGAGACCTGACCTGAGGATTGATGTCTAccgagaagaagaagaaacactgGAAGCATACGATGAGGACGAAGATGAAGAGCTGTATCCTGACATCCACCCGCCTCCTTCCTTGCCCCTTCCAGGGCAGTTCACCTGCCCCCAGTGCCGAAAGAGCTTTACACGTCGCAGCTTTCGTCCCAACTtgcagctggccaacatggtccaGATAATTCGCCAGATGTGCCCCACTCCTTATCGGGGAAACCGGAGTAATGATCAGGGCATGTGCTTTAAACACCAGGAAGCCCTGAAACTCTTCTGTGAGGTGGACAAAGAGGCCATCTGTGTGGTGTGCCGAGAATCCAGGAGCCACAAACAGCACAGCGTGCTGCCTTTGGAGGAGGTGGTTCAGGAGTACCAG GTCTGA